The sequence GGTGCATGATGCGCTCGGCCTCTTACTGCCCCGGTAGACAGCTTGTCTTTTCTCTTTGAATCATCAAGCCGATAATACATGGCCACGAAAGTTTAGGCTAACCGGATTCTTAGGTGTTCACCATTCAAAAAGACCGGCGCTACCCTATGCATTCTTTGAGGACGCGCAGGACATTACCGGCCATGAAGGCGGCGATATCCTCTTTAGTCAATCCGACCTGAAGCATGGCGTCGGCAAGCTTTGTGATATCCCTGATATCCTTGTATCCCTCGATCATGCGCGTGGCTTTGAAGAAGCCGCCGGTATCCGTACCCAGGCCGATATGCTCGATGCCGAGTCGCTTACTCATGGCGAGCGCTTCTTTTGCCCAGTCGAGAAAGGTTTCTCGTTGCAGGCTCCTGCGCCTTATGGCGAGGGGCCACGTGCAGACGACGCCGCCGGTTTTCGCTACCATCTCCATCTCCTTCCACGAGCGGCTTCTTGTCCCGAGGGACTCCGCCGTATAGGTAAGGCTCGTATGCGAATCGATGAGTGGCTTACCTGATATTGCAACGATGTCTCTTAGCGTATCTATGTGGGCATGGGCCACATCAACCGCGATGCCCAGTTCCTGCATTTTGCCGATGAGTTTCTTTCCTTCGTTCGTGAGCCCCTTATGCCTGGGTGGAGCGGTCATAATGTCACCGAAGGCGTTTATCCGATAGTGTACGAGACCGATGGCCCTCACCCCGTATTGGTAAAGATCGTCAATCTTTCCCGGGTCGGCCTCGAGTACATCTGCCCCCTCGAGCGCGAAGAAACCGCCGATTTTGTTTCCGGGATCGGAAAGCTTTGGAATATCCGAGGTCTTTCGGACGATCCTGGCGCCAGTGAATTCGATCACTTTTTCGGCACGGTCGAGCTCTTCGATCACCCGTTCATAAGTGGCCGGAATTCGGTCATAAAAATCGGCCGCTTTCGGGACATCGCCTACGGCGGAAAAACTGCTCGTAACCGTGCCTAACTGCCTCATGTTCCTTATTGCCTGGGCTCTTACACTCAAGCTTGCCGGTTCCGCCTTTAAGATCATTGCGGGATGAGCGTGTGCGTCTATAATAGGCATCTCACTCAAAAGCTTACTGCCCGGAGTCGATTCCTCCGCGCGCAAGGGAATAGTGCCGGAC comes from Syntrophorhabdaceae bacterium and encodes:
- a CDS encoding membrane dipeptidase; the protein is MNRRQFLKTVTAAALSLGSGTIPLRAEESTPGSKLLSEMPIIDAHAHPAMILKAEPASLSVRAQAIRNMRQLGTVTSSFSAVGDVPKAADFYDRIPATYERVIEELDRAEKVIEFTGARIVRKTSDIPKLSDPGNKIGGFFALEGADVLEADPGKIDDLYQYGVRAIGLVHYRINAFGDIMTAPPRHKGLTNEGKKLIGKMQELGIAVDVAHAHIDTLRDIVAISGKPLIDSHTSLTYTAESLGTRSRSWKEMEMVAKTGGVVCTWPLAIRRRSLQRETFLDWAKEALAMSKRLGIEHIGLGTDTGGFFKATRMIEGYKDIRDITKLADAMLQVGLTKEDIAAFMAGNVLRVLKECIG